Proteins found in one Plasmodium relictum strain SGS1 genome assembly, chromosome: 13 genomic segment:
- a CDS encoding DnaJ protein, putative — MRKTSSENNADSELSSASRGKFKGKEEKNEEKLSDFNKEKKKNEKKKNTNKEKKTSTTKRTGTCKNKIKFLVDNIIIILIILSFLLLISFKYLEEQYSIESYLEDEDTFDYYEVLKCKRGDDIQKIKKNYRDLSKQYHPDSNKNCKDCEKKFQEITKAYKTLSDARLKKAYDNSKGKVLKLIESNSINLNEKNFTDLVENSSDYWIIQIYSDTDSLCLSFSRIWEESFDKYHEYIKFGRINISTDKKLVKKKIPFNVKIFPTIFILSPDGSYQLYSNIYNSTSKDFQNFILSNYPNYIFNLTIFNKSFQNKNELQVRQTHIDKNHKVILLTNKTKLGLQVKQVTYKFRNIYPTYAIKYNEIDSILNDSIKKSIIDSLKVLSIKKNEYIKENENLDYFLLVNNNQVKAIRRISPSNIKNVYYDALKKNFVEVNSNNIDAVCSTVGSRHTYCYVIFIDNLEDEKALNYIKKSYQHINNSYNEFVAKLGNEENDEQFFIQPVYVLKKHLTKKFINFINEKSINKYDSFFLDFSSNTFAVINEIKNLSDYSQKKDDVSFLEKIYKDIEILNFEKIPKYCLPFNVNCLYNVKSTLFYKIYNIFKRTTKMQIMISILIAYVLLPSFKQYGRIKYVFLTFSIVLSIFAINLKDLFMLFSN, encoded by the coding sequence ATGAGAAAAACATCAAGCGAAAATAATGCTGATTCAGAGTTAAGTTCAGCTTCTAGAGGAAAATTTAAaggaaaagaagaaaaaaatgaagagaaATTAAGTGATTTCaataaagaaaagaaaaagaatgaaaaaaaaaaaaatacaaataaagaGAAGAAAACATCTACTACAAAAAGGACGGGAacatgtaaaaataaaataaaatttttagtagataacataattataatacttattattttgtcatttcttcttttaatatcCTTTAAGTATCTTGAAGAACAATATTCCATCGAATCTTATCTTGAAGATGAAGATACTTTTGATTATTACGAAGTTTTGAAATGCAAAAGAGGTGAtgatattcaaaaaataaaaaagaattatcgTGATTTATCTAAGCAATATCATCCAgatagtaataaaaattgcAAAGATTgcgaaaaaaaatttcaagaAATAACAAAGGCTTATAAGACACTGTCAGATGCTAGATTAAAAAAAGCATATGATAATTCTAAGGGAAAggttttaaaattaattgaaTCAAATAGTATTAAtctaaatgaaaaaaattttacagaTTTAGTAGAAAACTCTAGTGATTATTGGATAATTCAGATTTATTCTGATACAGATAGCTTATGCTTAAGTTTCTCAAGAATATGGGAAGAAAGTTTTGATAAATATCacgaatatataaaatttggtagaataaatatatcaaCTGATAAAAagttagtaaaaaaaaaaattccttttaatgttaaaatatttccTACCATTTTTATATTGTCTCCTGATGGTTCTTATCAACTGTattcaaatatttataaCTCCACTTCTAAagattttcaaaattttattttaagtaATTATCCTAACtacatatttaatttaaccatttttaataaatcttttcaaaataaaaatgaattacaAGTTAGGCAAACACACATAGATAAAAATCACAAAGTAATATTATTAACAAACAAAACAAAACTAGGTCTTCAAGTCAAACAAGTAACTTATAAATTTCGTAATATTTATCCAACATATgcaattaaatataatgaaattgatagtattttaaatgattctattaaaaaatcaATAATAGATTCATTGAAAGTAttaagtattaaaaaaaatgaatatataaaagaaaatgaaaatttggattattttttattagttaaTAATAATCAAGTAAAAGCTATAAGAAGAATTTCCCCaagtaatattaaaaatgtatattatgatgctttaaaaaagaattttgtAGAAGTcaattcaaataatattgaTGCAGTTTGCTCAACGGTAGGTTCAAGGCATACCTATTgttatgtaatttttattgataatttagaagatgaaaaagctttaaattatataaaaaaaagttatcaACATATAAACAATTCTTATAATGAATTTGTAGCAAAGTTAGGAAACGAAGAAAATGATGAACAGTTTTTCATTCAACCAGtatatgtattaaaaaagCACTTAacgaaaaaatttataaattttataaatgaaaaatccattaataaatatgattCGTTTTTTCTTGATTTTTCATCCAACACATTTGCTGttattaatgaaattaaaaatttaagtgattattctcaaaaaaaagatgacGTTTCTTTTCTTGAGAAAATATACAAAGATATCGAAATATTAAACTTTGAAAAAATACCTAAATACTGTTTGCCATTCAACGTTAACTGTTTATATAACGTAAAATcaactttattttataaaatttacaacatttttaaaagaacaaCAAAAATGCAAATTATGATATCTATATTAATTGCATATGTGTTATTACCATCATTTAAACAATATGGAAGaattaaatatgtttttttaacattttcaatagttttatcaatttttgcaataaatttaaaagatttgTTTATGTTGTTTTCGAATTAG
- the DTC gene encoding dicarboxylate/tricarboxylate carrier, putative encodes MNKEIAKYDLESAKGEFKKNKNEGKSIFERAKPFMVGGVSGMFATFCIQPLDMIKVRIQLNAEGKNANRNPFIVAKDIIKNEGMLSLYKGLDAGLTRQIVYTTARLGLFRTFSDMVKKDGEPLPFYKKCFCALAAGALGAFIGNPADLSLIRLQADSTLPKELKRNYNGVFNALYRISKEEGVRSLWKGSVPTIARAMSLNLGMLSTYDQSKEILEKYLGSGMKTNLAASVISGFFATTLSLPFDFVKTCMQKMKADPITKKMPYKNMLDCACQMYKKGGIFIFYSSYPTYYVRIAPHAMITLITVDFINNFIKKIS; translated from the coding sequence atgaataaagaAATAGCAAAATATGATTTAGAAAGTGCAAAAGgagaatttaaaaagaataaaaatgaaggCAAAAGTATTTTTGAAAGAGCAAAGCCCTTTATGGTTGGGGGAGTAAGTGGGATGTTTGCAACATTTTGTATTCAACCATTAGATATGATAAAAGTAAGAATTCAATTAAATGCTGAAGGAAAAAATGCAAATAGAAATCCATTTATAGTAGCTaaagatattataaaaaatgaaggaATGCTATCATTATACAAAGGGTTAGACGCAGGTTTAACTCGCCAAATAGTTTATACAACAGCAAGATTGGGATTATTTCGTACTTTCTCAGATATGGTAAAAAAAGATGGTGAACCATTacctttttataaaaaatgtttttgtGCTTTAGCGGCTGGGGCACTAGGAGCATTTATTGGAAATCCAGCAGATTTGTCATTAATTAGATTACAAGCAGATAGTACTCTAccaaaagaattaaaaagaaattataatgGTGTTTTTAATGCATTATATAGGATATCTAAAGAAGAAGGTGTTCGATCACTATGGAAGGGATCGGTTCCAACTATTGCAAGAGCAATGTCTTTAAATTTAGGTATGCTATCAACTTATGATCAATCAAAAGAGATcttagaaaaatatttaggtTCTGGTATGAAAACTAACTTAGCTGCTAGCGTTATCAGTGGTTTTTTTGCTACCACCTTAAGTTTACCTTTTGATTTTGTTAAAACCTGTATGCAAAAAATGAAAGCAGATccaattacaaaaaaaatgccCTATAAGAATATGCTTGATTGTGCATGTCAGATGTACAAAAAAGGgggtatttttattttttattcaagtTATCCTACATATTATGTTCGTATTGCACCGCATGCTATGATTACCCTTATAACAGTCGAtttcataaataattttataaaaaaaatttcctaG